One stretch of Lysobacterales bacterium DNA includes these proteins:
- a CDS encoding ABC transporter ATP-binding protein, whose amino-acid sequence MSDSVLLELHGVGKRYPRVHGRRDRLASVIDAIAGRPYRKNTQVLSGIGFTLRRGESLGLIGENGAGKSTLLRMICGVAEASEGSILRRGSVAPLLELGAGFHPDYSGRDNIRMNALLLGMPAADFEAKVQQIIDFAEIGAYIDEPVKHYSSGMKVRLGFAVVASAKPDLLITDEVLAVGDEAFQKKCIAWIEGYLREGGTLLLVSHGMYHVQKLCKHALWLNQGRVEAYGDVFDVTQRYLAYQESKSTRRRAEERALAATGDYAVTIVAINGETRDVPVVLAMRTTLDVDVTVYSADGRAPVFAVGLKRHDGTPVYGVSSELDGIQPVAVSEHVFRFSICYPELALLPGTYTIALHAMDPEAIRLFDTVERSLVVTGRTREVGLVQLSHRWHTQ is encoded by the coding sequence GTGAGCGACTCCGTCCTGCTCGAACTGCATGGCGTCGGCAAGCGCTATCCACGCGTGCATGGGCGCCGCGATCGCCTGGCGTCGGTGATCGACGCCATTGCCGGGCGGCCCTACCGCAAGAATACGCAGGTGCTCTCCGGCATCGGCTTCACGCTGCGGCGAGGTGAGTCGCTCGGGCTGATCGGTGAAAACGGCGCCGGCAAGTCAACCCTGTTGCGCATGATCTGCGGGGTGGCGGAAGCGAGCGAGGGCAGCATCCTTCGTCGCGGCAGCGTCGCACCGTTGCTGGAGTTGGGGGCTGGATTCCACCCCGACTACAGCGGTCGCGACAACATCCGCATGAACGCGCTGTTGCTCGGCATGCCGGCAGCGGACTTCGAGGCCAAGGTGCAGCAGATCATCGACTTTGCCGAGATCGGCGCCTACATCGATGAACCGGTGAAGCACTATTCCTCGGGCATGAAGGTGCGGCTCGGTTTCGCGGTGGTCGCCTCGGCCAAGCCTGACCTGCTGATCACCGATGAAGTGCTCGCGGTCGGCGACGAGGCCTTCCAGAAGAAGTGCATCGCCTGGATCGAGGGCTATCTGCGCGAGGGTGGCACTCTGCTGCTGGTGAGCCACGGCATGTACCACGTGCAGAAGTTGTGCAAGCACGCCTTGTGGCTGAACCAGGGGCGGGTGGAAGCCTACGGGGACGTGTTCGATGTCACCCAGCGCTATCTCGCCTATCAGGAGAGCAAGTCGACACGGCGGCGCGCCGAGGAGCGCGCGCTAGCCGCCACCGGTGACTACGCCGTGACCATCGTGGCGATCAACGGCGAGACCCGCGACGTGCCGGTAGTGCTGGCGATGCGCACGACACTGGACGTGGACGTGACCGTGTACAGCGCAGATGGCCGCGCGCCGGTATTCGCGGTCGGCCTGAAGCGTCACGATGGCACTCCGGTGTATGGCGTCTCCAGCGAACTCGATGGCATCCAGCCGGTCGCAGTCTCCGAACATGTGTTTCGCTTCTCGATCTGCTACCCGGAGCTGGCCTTGTTGCCGGGCACCTATACCATCGCGTTGCACGCCATGGACCCGGAGGCGATCCGTCTGTTCGACACGGTCGAGCGCAGCCTGGTGGTGACTGGCCGTACGCGCGAGGTCGGCCTGGTCCAGCTTTCCCATCGCTGGCATACGCAGTGA
- a CDS encoding ABC transporter permease, translating into MKSRQLALALLGRELRERYLSTFAGFAWVLLTPALLLAIFSFVFVELLGARFGSRVGGDVIAFLALGLWSWHVFADSLARGTGALAANSALIAQIALPRIWLVLVPVFGAIVIQTVSLLLVLLTLLLMGKTMPGAGWLVALLAYCELLALSVALSLLLAPLNVFFRDVGTLLPQVLTFWMLLTPIFFDRTQLRPEMGDWLLLNPLAAVIEVIRDGVLTGAVSPAPLLVPGLLAIALLAVAWVVTPRFLARIEDFL; encoded by the coding sequence GTGAAGTCCAGACAGCTCGCACTTGCCCTGCTCGGGCGTGAATTGCGCGAGCGCTATCTCAGCACCTTCGCGGGCTTCGCGTGGGTGCTGCTGACCCCGGCACTGTTGCTCGCCATTTTCAGTTTCGTGTTCGTGGAGTTGCTCGGCGCGCGCTTCGGATCGCGGGTCGGTGGCGATGTGATCGCGTTTCTCGCGCTCGGCCTGTGGTCATGGCACGTGTTCGCCGACTCGCTGGCGCGCGGCACTGGCGCGCTGGCCGCGAATTCGGCGCTGATCGCGCAGATCGCGCTGCCGCGCATCTGGCTGGTGCTGGTTCCGGTATTTGGAGCCATCGTCATCCAGACGGTTTCGCTGCTGCTGGTGCTGTTGACGCTGCTGCTGATGGGCAAGACGATGCCAGGTGCGGGCTGGCTGGTCGCCCTGCTGGCCTATTGCGAGTTGCTGGCGCTGTCGGTGGCATTGTCGCTGTTGTTGGCGCCGCTAAACGTGTTCTTCCGCGACGTCGGCACCTTGTTGCCGCAAGTCCTGACCTTCTGGATGTTGCTGACGCCGATTTTCTTTGACCGCACCCAACTGCGTCCGGAGATGGGTGACTGGTTGTTGCTGAATCCGCTCGCGGCAGTCATCGAGGTCATCCGCGACGGCGTGCTCACCGGGGCGGTTTCGCCCGCGCCCCTGCTTGTGCCCGGCCTGCTCGCGATCGCGCTGCTCGCGGTTGCCTGGGTCGTCACGCCGCGCTTCCTCGCGCGCATCGAGGACTTTCTGTGA
- a CDS encoding peptidylprolyl isomerase: protein MRNRLIAVAALFACAVTAVAQEAQPAGAQSNYLIAKQGKAEVWAIDVDAHLAAMPAGDRAGFIDSPKRIQQLLGHLLLRRNLALEARESGLDKGPVVERELEQAVEVVLMRYRLEQLRKNIQVPDLEQLAKEKFLASRDAFKSSETVSIAHVLLDTKERTDQQAHDQLLAWKTEVASGKTTIEELAKVHSDDPGVPTNKGLYENTDVNSFVPEFAEAVRKLGKPGDLSEPVKTQFGYHLIQLRARTPGKAYAWDDVKDRLIAAESDAFIKKELADYVERIKNLPIEASEASVLPLRERYGKITAAPVAEKEAPAVEAVAVPSDGAK, encoded by the coding sequence ATGCGAAATCGTTTGATTGCAGTGGCTGCGCTGTTCGCATGCGCAGTCACTGCGGTTGCGCAGGAGGCGCAGCCAGCGGGAGCGCAGTCCAATTATCTGATTGCAAAGCAGGGCAAGGCTGAGGTCTGGGCGATCGACGTCGATGCCCACTTGGCCGCAATGCCCGCCGGCGACCGCGCGGGCTTCATTGATAGTCCGAAGCGCATTCAGCAATTGCTTGGTCATCTGCTGTTGCGGCGCAATCTGGCGCTGGAAGCCCGCGAGTCCGGTCTTGACAAGGGACCGGTGGTTGAGCGTGAGTTGGAACAGGCTGTCGAAGTAGTGCTGATGCGCTACCGCTTGGAGCAGTTGCGCAAGAACATCCAGGTCCCCGATCTGGAGCAGTTGGCGAAGGAGAAGTTCCTGGCCAGTCGCGACGCATTCAAGTCGAGCGAGACCGTCAGCATCGCCCACGTGCTGCTCGACACCAAAGAGCGCACCGATCAGCAGGCGCACGATCAGCTGCTGGCATGGAAGACGGAGGTCGCCAGCGGCAAGACCACGATCGAGGAGTTGGCCAAGGTGCACTCTGACGACCCCGGCGTGCCGACCAACAAGGGCCTCTACGAAAATACCGATGTGAACAGCTTTGTGCCCGAGTTCGCAGAAGCGGTGCGCAAACTGGGCAAGCCTGGCGATCTGTCGGAACCAGTGAAGACCCAGTTCGGGTATCACTTGATCCAGTTGAGGGCAAGAACTCCCGGGAAGGCCTACGCGTGGGATGACGTAAAGGATCGTTTGATCGCCGCAGAGAGCGATGCCTTCATCAAGAAGGAGCTGGCTGACTACGTCGAGCGGATCAAGAATCTGCCAATCGAGGCCAGTGAGGCGAGTGTGCTGCCGCTGCGCGAGCGCTACGGCAAGATTACTGCAGCACCTGTGGCAGAAAAGGAAGCTCCGGCCGTTGAAGCCGTGGCCGTGCCGAGCGACGGCGCGAAGTAG
- the gspD gene encoding type II secretion system secretin GspD: MPKHAIRNLMLAGAALVWPLLAIADGSPGEPAAAAAQSVAATPATPAPVLAEPTPQVPAEAAIAAPPAVVAAETSLAEPAQPTPVAEPAAVVEPVAPAPEAPVSGAQGALVSATTPGDAEAEVDSRRAVQRGTGVFLNEEAAARRPEDPAAAGDVVFNFEAESLQAVIKAILGDLLGHNYVVAPGIQGQVTFATAKPISMDQAMGVLEMLLAWNNATLVYKDGRYTVLPVAQAIPGNLIPRMGPAAEARGYEIRVVPLRYISATAMQETLQPYARQGSIIKADNTRSMILIAGIRSDLEAYLQTIEIFDVDWLAGMSVGVFPLERVEASTVVPEMEKIFGEGGPTPLAGLFRFLPIERINAVLVITPQPDYLDDAEEWLRKLDRGGSESGSQLYVYYVKNVKAVDLADKLTEIFTGQARASSASNQPRGVGGVVPGIESVEIKSSDKKQEAPRAPTPARATPADGIAIVQSDEIRITSIEESNALMIRATAGEYDAILGAIKRLDIVPLQVHIEAKILQVDLSNGLTMGVEWFFENALNNRANAAYHAARRLNPARDVWSSHSGTAGSAGLAWTFLNVEAEALITALQNESSVQVLSAPSLVVLNNKDASINVGKQIPVVSAVLNSPYGSAVGGGTDGTGTGTGVGGYNPSSYVQFRDTGIKLNVTPRVNPGGLVYMEISQEESTPGETQDATGNVPVDRRSIETEIAVQSGETVLLGGLIKETRLDGKKGVPGLSKIPLIGRLFGSTDTGTTRQELLVLITPTVIDSAESAAELTEDYRSRFKGLKPLLKRQNDELRKKE; this comes from the coding sequence GTGCCCAAACACGCAATCCGAAACCTGATGCTGGCCGGCGCCGCCTTGGTCTGGCCGCTGCTGGCGATCGCCGATGGCAGCCCTGGCGAACCGGCCGCTGCTGCGGCGCAGTCAGTGGCAGCGACTCCGGCGACCCCGGCTCCGGTGCTTGCCGAGCCAACGCCGCAGGTCCCGGCCGAGGCCGCAATCGCGGCGCCACCGGCCGTGGTCGCTGCCGAGACATCGCTGGCGGAACCGGCACAACCGACTCCCGTCGCGGAACCGGCAGCGGTTGTCGAACCAGTGGCACCCGCACCGGAGGCGCCTGTTTCTGGCGCGCAGGGCGCTCTGGTCTCGGCGACCACGCCGGGCGATGCCGAGGCCGAAGTGGATTCGCGCCGCGCGGTGCAGCGTGGCACTGGCGTCTTCCTCAATGAGGAGGCCGCCGCCAGACGTCCGGAGGATCCGGCCGCCGCCGGTGACGTGGTCTTCAATTTCGAAGCCGAGTCGCTGCAAGCCGTGATCAAGGCCATCCTCGGCGACTTGCTGGGGCATAACTACGTGGTCGCGCCCGGAATCCAGGGGCAGGTCACCTTCGCCACCGCCAAGCCGATCAGCATGGACCAGGCCATGGGCGTGCTGGAGATGCTGCTTGCCTGGAACAACGCCACCCTCGTCTACAAGGACGGCCGCTACACGGTGCTGCCGGTGGCGCAGGCGATCCCCGGCAATTTGATTCCGCGCATGGGTCCGGCCGCAGAAGCGCGTGGATACGAAATCCGAGTCGTGCCGCTGCGATACATCTCCGCCACCGCCATGCAGGAAACCCTGCAGCCCTATGCGCGCCAGGGCTCGATCATCAAGGCCGACAACACCCGCTCGATGATCCTGATCGCCGGCATCCGCTCCGACCTCGAGGCCTATCTGCAGACCATCGAGATCTTCGACGTCGACTGGCTTGCGGGCATGTCGGTCGGCGTGTTTCCGCTGGAACGCGTCGAAGCCAGCACCGTGGTGCCGGAAATGGAGAAGATCTTCGGCGAGGGTGGCCCGACCCCGCTCGCTGGCCTGTTCCGCTTCCTGCCGATCGAGCGCATCAACGCGGTACTGGTGATCACGCCGCAGCCCGACTATCTCGATGATGCCGAGGAATGGCTGCGCAAGCTCGATCGCGGCGGTAGTGAGTCAGGCAGCCAGCTCTACGTGTACTACGTCAAGAACGTCAAGGCGGTCGATCTCGCCGACAAGCTCACCGAAATCTTCACCGGCCAGGCGCGCGCCAGTTCGGCGTCGAACCAGCCACGCGGTGTCGGCGGCGTGGTGCCCGGCATCGAGTCGGTCGAGATCAAGAGTTCCGACAAGAAACAGGAGGCGCCGCGCGCGCCGACACCGGCACGAGCCACGCCCGCCGATGGCATCGCGATTGTGCAGAGCGACGAGATCCGCATCACCTCGATCGAGGAAAGCAATGCCTTGATGATCCGCGCCACCGCCGGTGAATACGACGCCATCCTCGGCGCCATCAAGCGCCTCGACATTGTGCCCTTGCAGGTGCATATCGAAGCCAAGATTCTTCAGGTCGACTTGAGCAATGGCTTGACGATGGGTGTTGAGTGGTTCTTCGAAAATGCCCTGAATAATCGAGCCAACGCTGCCTATCACGCTGCGCGCCGCCTGAACCCGGCGCGCGATGTCTGGAGTAGTCACAGCGGCACTGCCGGTAGCGCGGGTTTGGCTTGGACATTCCTGAACGTGGAGGCGGAGGCCTTGATCACCGCGCTGCAAAACGAATCGAGCGTGCAGGTGCTTTCCGCGCCCTCGCTGGTCGTGCTGAACAACAAGGATGCATCGATCAATGTCGGCAAGCAGATCCCGGTGGTCAGCGCGGTGCTCAATTCTCCCTACGGTTCGGCAGTCGGTGGTGGCACCGATGGCACCGGAACTGGAACCGGCGTAGGCGGATACAATCCCAGCAGCTACGTCCAATTTCGCGACACCGGTATCAAGCTCAACGTCACCCCGCGCGTGAATCCAGGCGGCCTCGTGTACATGGAGATCTCGCAGGAAGAGAGCACGCCGGGTGAGACCCAGGACGCCACCGGAAATGTCCCGGTGGACCGACGCTCGATCGAAACTGAGATCGCGGTGCAAAGCGGTGAAACCGTGCTTCTCGGCGGCTTGATCAAGGAAACGCGCCTGGATGGCAAAAAGGGCGTGCCCGGTCTGTCCAAGATTCCGCTGATCGGCAGATTGTTTGGCTCGACGGATACCGGAACCACGCGGCAGGAACTGCTGGTGCTGATCACGCCCACCGTGATCGACAGCGCCGAGTCCGCAGCCGAGCTCACCGAAGACTATCGTTCTCGATTCAAGGGCCTCAAACCCCTGCTGAAGCGCCAGAATGACGAACTCAGGAAGAAGGAGTAA
- a CDS encoding PilN domain-containing protein, with protein sequence MPQNIFSKRFARWRTAYRNSGLRRFLQWWGGELAALLPERVRNLLVERRDELRIARLADGGWAIRRLPARDAADEQMLAADAAPELLRDTVDALRRRVEVPADLVLVLDRRGVLDRHLTLPLAAEDNLAQVLAFEMDRQTPFKPDQVRFDHRITQRDPVSKQIGLDVLVAPRAAVDAALAPMQAAGLALDAVDTLLPEGARSGYNLLPLELRAERSQRERLVNWALVALVLLLAWSAMSTSIHNRELALANLQAEVDRVRVEAKRVGGLEKELGEAVSGANFLNEKKQSHPVTIDLIRDLTERLPENTALQRLSINRGEVQIQGVSSEASALITILQKSALIEGPALQGAITPDQRTQKEQFMIQARARAKAVEGADAAPAQG encoded by the coding sequence ATGCCCCAGAACATCTTCAGCAAGCGCTTCGCGCGCTGGCGCACGGCCTATCGCAACAGCGGCTTGCGCCGGTTCCTGCAATGGTGGGGCGGCGAGCTGGCCGCGCTGTTGCCGGAGCGCGTCCGCAACCTGCTGGTCGAGCGGCGCGACGAACTGCGCATCGCGCGCTTGGCCGACGGCGGCTGGGCGATCCGGCGGCTGCCGGCGCGGGACGCAGCCGACGAGCAAATGCTCGCGGCGGATGCCGCTCCGGAACTGCTGCGCGACACCGTCGATGCTTTGCGACGGCGCGTAGAGGTGCCGGCCGATCTGGTGCTGGTGCTCGACCGCCGCGGCGTGCTCGACCGGCACCTGACCCTGCCGCTGGCGGCAGAGGACAATCTGGCCCAGGTGCTGGCGTTCGAGATGGATCGGCAAACGCCGTTCAAGCCCGACCAGGTGCGTTTCGACCATCGCATCACGCAGCGCGATCCGGTCTCAAAGCAGATCGGCCTCGATGTGCTGGTCGCCCCGCGCGCCGCCGTGGATGCCGCGCTCGCGCCGATGCAGGCGGCTGGGCTCGCACTCGACGCGGTTGATACCTTGCTGCCCGAAGGCGCGCGCAGCGGCTACAACCTGCTGCCGCTGGAGTTGCGGGCCGAACGTTCGCAACGCGAGCGGCTGGTGAACTGGGCCCTGGTCGCGCTGGTGTTGCTGCTCGCCTGGAGCGCGATGTCCACCTCCATCCACAACCGCGAGCTTGCGCTCGCCAACCTGCAGGCCGAGGTCGATCGCGTGCGCGTCGAAGCGAAGCGGGTCGGTGGGCTCGAAAAGGAACTCGGCGAAGCCGTGTCCGGCGCCAATTTCCTCAACGAAAAAAAGCAGTCGCACCCGGTCACCATTGATCTGATCCGCGACCTGACCGAGCGCCTGCCCGAAAACACCGCGCTGCAGCGCTTGTCGATCAATCGCGGCGAGGTCCAGATCCAGGGCGTCAGCAGCGAAGCTTCGGCACTGATCACCATTCTGCAGAAGTCGGCGCTGATCGAGGGACCGGCTTTGCAGGGCGCGATCACCCCCGACCAGCGCACCCAGAAAGAGCAGTTCATGATCCAGGCGCGCGCCCGGGCCAAGGCCGTGGAGGGCGCCGATGCAGCTCCTGCCCAAGGCTGA
- a CDS encoding general secretion pathway protein GspK: MRQRGIAFIVVIWVLLLLAVLLAGFAVIARTEGLQARHLADSTRARYMAEAGISRAVWELRNPDPLTRWAGDGRAYAFEFEGAKISVEIQDESGKIDLNAVDGQVLQRFLASSGLDQDLAQQISDAVLDWRDADDLTQPMGAEDADYEREDYPYGAADAGFQTVGELQQVMGMDYELFRKLEPDLTIWGGSSVPGAGAASRNVLMSFPGMTPELADQLIAMRSQVQPGDPASATLTLPDGTPLLTGGGGVTYTVRSKATLPNGAWTQVDATIRLGGAAGARAYTILQWREGSAG, from the coding sequence ATGCGCCAGCGCGGGATCGCCTTCATCGTGGTCATTTGGGTGCTGCTGCTGCTGGCGGTGCTGCTCGCGGGCTTCGCCGTGATCGCACGTACCGAGGGCTTGCAGGCGCGGCATCTGGCCGATTCGACGCGCGCCCGCTACATGGCCGAGGCGGGCATCTCGCGCGCGGTTTGGGAGCTGCGCAATCCCGACCCGCTGACGCGCTGGGCCGGCGACGGCCGCGCCTACGCCTTCGAATTCGAGGGCGCGAAGATCTCGGTGGAGATCCAGGACGAATCCGGCAAGATCGATCTCAATGCCGTGGACGGCCAGGTGCTGCAGCGCTTCCTCGCCAGTTCCGGACTCGACCAGGATCTGGCACAGCAGATCTCCGACGCGGTCCTGGACTGGCGCGATGCCGATGATCTGACCCAGCCGATGGGTGCCGAGGACGCCGATTACGAACGCGAGGACTACCCCTACGGCGCCGCCGATGCCGGTTTCCAGACCGTGGGCGAGTTGCAGCAGGTCATGGGCATGGACTACGAGCTGTTCCGCAAGCTCGAACCCGACCTGACCATCTGGGGTGGTTCCTCGGTCCCGGGTGCGGGCGCGGCTTCGCGCAATGTGCTGATGAGTTTCCCGGGAATGACCCCGGAGCTGGCCGACCAGCTGATCGCGATGCGCTCGCAGGTGCAGCCGGGCGATCCGGCCAGCGCCACCCTGACCCTGCCCGATGGCACGCCGCTGCTGACCGGCGGGGGCGGGGTCACCTATACTGTGCGATCGAAGGCCACCTTGCCGAACGGTGCGTGGACCCAAGTGGATGCCACGATCCGACTGGGCGGCGCCGCCGGCGCACGCGCCTACACCATCCTGCAGTGGCGCGAAGGGAGCGCCGGTTGA
- a CDS encoding prepilin-type N-terminal cleavage/methylation domain-containing protein produces MRARGFTLVELLLAILLLGMLMAAAWAGISTATKAAHSGEALIDRTNRVRVAQEFIRRQIRNALALPYPMDSTTGETRTFEGEGESMRFVAPMPGYLSRGGAYLQTFELRPARGGGRELVFAHELLNGYDPDEHRDAEHEPVVLIEGIRSARFEYRGLDETGKLGDWEEEWDEPGTQPVLVRMKFEMEERSGYIWPDIVVPVLANAATAGFHDPFYGSMNQAGG; encoded by the coding sequence ATGCGCGCGCGCGGTTTCACTCTGGTCGAGTTGCTGCTGGCGATCCTGCTGCTCGGCATGTTGATGGCTGCTGCCTGGGCCGGGATCTCGACCGCGACCAAGGCCGCGCACAGCGGCGAGGCGCTGATCGATCGCACCAATCGCGTGCGCGTCGCGCAGGAGTTCATCCGTCGCCAGATCCGCAACGCGCTGGCCTTGCCCTATCCGATGGACAGCACCACTGGCGAAACCCGTACCTTCGAAGGCGAGGGCGAGTCGATGCGTTTCGTTGCGCCGATGCCCGGTTACCTCAGTCGCGGCGGCGCCTACCTGCAGACCTTCGAACTGCGCCCGGCGCGTGGCGGCGGGCGCGAGCTGGTGTTCGCGCACGAACTGCTCAACGGCTACGACCCGGACGAACATCGCGATGCCGAGCACGAACCGGTGGTACTGATCGAGGGAATCCGCAGCGCCCGCTTCGAATACCGTGGTCTGGACGAAACCGGCAAGCTTGGCGACTGGGAGGAGGAGTGGGATGAACCCGGCACGCAACCGGTGCTGGTGCGCATGAAGTTCGAGATGGAGGAGCGCAGCGGCTACATCTGGCCGGACATCGTGGTGCCGGTGCTGGCCAATGCCGCCACTGCCGGGTTCCATGATCCGTTCTACGGCTCGATGAACCAGGCGGGGGGCTGA
- a CDS encoding prepilin-type N-terminal cleavage/methylation domain-containing protein → MQHRRRQRGFSLIELLAAFVVFALGFGVMMEITSSSLRNARRAAEQTEAALWAQSLIDAMGVDEKIEVGADSGKFNDRYRWDLQVSEWEPPADAAPFEFASLIEMYRIELVVRWGPSGAERSAKFVTVRAVQPGVNG, encoded by the coding sequence ATGCAGCACCGTCGACGCCAGCGAGGGTTTTCCCTGATCGAACTGCTCGCGGCCTTCGTCGTGTTCGCGCTCGGCTTTGGCGTGATGATGGAAATTACATCGAGCAGTTTGCGCAATGCGCGCAGGGCCGCGGAGCAGACCGAAGCGGCGCTTTGGGCGCAGAGCCTGATCGATGCCATGGGGGTTGACGAGAAAATCGAAGTTGGCGCCGACAGCGGCAAGTTCAACGACCGCTATCGCTGGGATCTGCAGGTGAGCGAGTGGGAGCCGCCCGCCGATGCCGCCCCCTTCGAGTTCGCCTCGCTGATCGAGATGTATCGCATCGAATTGGTGGTGCGCTGGGGGCCGAGCGGCGCCGAGCGCAGCGCGAAGTTCGTCACCGTGCGCGCAGTCCAGCCCGGAGTGAACGGCTGA
- a CDS encoding GspH/FimT family pseudopilin, translated as MRRQRGFSLVELVAVLMLIAIVAGTAALSISGSLAGAKIRAAVRDLTAALRQTRGLAIVKGEERSLEIDVEARTYQVPGKNPVQLPEELQMKLLTAATEQTGDSKGMIRFFPDGSSSGGRVTLTRDRHEWRVEIAWLTGEVRIEEDR; from the coding sequence ATGCGTCGGCAACGCGGGTTTTCGCTGGTGGAACTGGTCGCGGTGCTGATGCTGATCGCGATCGTCGCCGGAACCGCGGCTTTGTCGATCAGCGGCAGCCTGGCCGGCGCCAAGATCCGTGCCGCAGTGCGCGACCTGACTGCGGCACTGCGCCAGACGCGCGGTCTGGCCATCGTGAAAGGCGAGGAACGATCGCTCGAAATCGATGTCGAAGCACGCACCTACCAGGTGCCGGGCAAGAATCCGGTGCAGTTGCCCGAGGAGTTGCAGATGAAATTGCTGACCGCTGCAACCGAACAGACCGGCGATAGCAAGGGCATGATCCGGTTCTTTCCGGACGGCAGCTCCAGCGGCGGGCGCGTGACCCTGACCCGCGACCGCCACGAGTGGCGCGTCGAGATCGCCTGGCTCACCGGCGAAGTCCGCATCGAGGAAGATCGCTGA
- the gspG gene encoding type II secretion system major pseudopilin GspG, whose product MQLNRISNRSNRARGFSLVELLAVIMLLGIIAGIVVPKVFGQAEKGKWQASKTKVSSVSAKVESYALDVGRPPEQLKDLISKPGNADNWAGPYARDSDLKDGWGREFEYKAPGEHGDFDVISLGADGQPGGEKWARDIGNWE is encoded by the coding sequence ATGCAGCTCAATCGAATTAGCAACCGTTCCAACCGCGCCCGCGGCTTCAGCCTGGTCGAGCTGCTCGCGGTCATCATGCTGCTCGGCATCATCGCCGGCATTGTCGTGCCCAAGGTGTTCGGGCAGGCGGAGAAGGGCAAATGGCAGGCGTCCAAGACCAAGGTCAGCTCGGTCAGCGCCAAGGTCGAGTCCTACGCGCTCGACGTTGGGCGTCCACCCGAGCAATTGAAGGATCTGATCAGCAAGCCGGGCAACGCCGACAATTGGGCGGGCCCCTATGCGCGCGACTCCGATCTGAAGGACGGCTGGGGGCGTGAATTCGAATACAAGGCCCCCGGTGAACACGGTGATTTCGACGTGATCTCGCTGGGCGCAGACGGTCAGCCCGGCGGCGAGAAGTGGGCGCGCGACATCGGCAACTGGGAGTGA
- a CDS encoding type II secretion system F family protein — protein sequence MALYRYKAVAPTGETLNGQMEAASRDEVVLRLQDAGNLPIEAVEAGAGGGFNLEQLLRRSAMSQAQIVGFTQQLGTLLGAGQPLDRALHMLSEQPDSEEGRRMVERIKDAVRGGSTLSTALEQQHGVFSRLYVNMVRAGEVSGSLTDTLRRLAEYLERSRQLKGTVVNALIYPAILIGMVILSLVTLMVYVVPNFEPIFTELGDNLPLITKVVLAIAGALQGFWWLMLIALGAGVWWMNQQWSKPESRALWEARLLAFGKIGELAQKVETARLARTLGTLLQNGVPLLNALSIAKNVLGNTVLAAAVEASANEVKTGSGLAFALGASKKFPRLALQMIAVGEEAGELDGMLMKVADTYDTDVRNSVERLLAALVPALTVLMAVMIGMIMLAIILPILDMSSLVE from the coding sequence ATGGCGCTGTATCGCTACAAGGCGGTGGCGCCCACCGGCGAGACGCTGAATGGGCAGATGGAAGCGGCCTCGCGCGACGAGGTCGTGCTGCGCCTGCAAGACGCCGGCAATCTGCCGATCGAAGCGGTCGAGGCGGGCGCCGGTGGCGGCTTCAATCTGGAGCAACTCCTGCGTCGGTCGGCCATGAGCCAGGCGCAGATCGTCGGCTTCACCCAGCAACTTGGCACCCTGCTGGGCGCGGGACAGCCGCTGGATCGCGCGCTGCACATGCTCTCGGAGCAGCCCGACAGCGAGGAAGGGCGGCGCATGGTCGAGCGCATCAAGGACGCGGTGCGCGGCGGCAGCACCTTGTCCACGGCGCTGGAACAACAGCACGGCGTGTTCTCGCGCCTGTACGTGAACATGGTCCGCGCCGGTGAGGTCTCCGGCTCGCTGACCGATACGCTTAGGCGCCTGGCCGAGTATCTGGAGCGCTCACGCCAGCTCAAGGGCACGGTGGTCAATGCGCTGATCTACCCGGCGATCCTGATCGGCATGGTGATCCTGTCCCTGGTCACGCTGATGGTCTATGTGGTGCCGAATTTCGAGCCGATCTTTACCGAGCTCGGCGACAATCTGCCGCTGATCACCAAAGTCGTGCTCGCGATCGCCGGGGCGCTGCAGGGGTTCTGGTGGCTGATGCTGATCGCCCTCGGCGCCGGCGTGTGGTGGATGAACCAGCAGTGGTCGAAGCCGGAATCGCGGGCGTTGTGGGAAGCGCGCCTGCTTGCCTTCGGCAAGATCGGCGAATTGGCGCAGAAGGTCGAGACCGCGCGCCTGGCGCGCACGCTCGGCACCCTGCTGCAGAACGGCGTGCCCTTGCTGAATGCCTTGTCGATCGCCAAGAACGTGCTCGGGAACACTGTGCTGGCCGCTGCGGTCGAAGCCTCGGCGAACGAGGTGAAGACCGGCTCCGGGCTGGCCTTCGCGCTCGGCGCGAGCAAGAAGTTTCCGCGTCTGGCGCTGCAGATGATCGCGGTCGGCGAGGAAGCCGGCGAGCTCGACGGCATGCTGATGAAAGTGGCGGATACCTACGACACCGACGTGCGCAACTCGGTCGAGCGCCTGCTCGCTGCGCTTGTGCCGGCGCTGACAGTGTTGATGGCGGTGATGATCGGCATGATCATGCTCGCGATCATCCTGCCGATCCTGGATATGAGTTCTTTAGTGGAGTGA